Genomic window (Zingiber officinale cultivar Zhangliang chromosome 2B, Zo_v1.1, whole genome shotgun sequence):
aaaataatatgctTTCTCTtccatttaattttaaataatacaAAAAGACTAAAAGAAAAATAGTTGGTGCGATGCTTGATGCCTACTcccgactatatatatatatatctacagcGCCGTCCCACCACGCGTCGGAGATCGATATGGTAGGCGGTGCACCTTCCCTTGTAGTTCGTACTCCGACCCTCAGACTCCTCCAAATGCTCCGCCAATGAATCGATCCATCAATTCATCCCCCACATCCCTAATCTCGGTGGAAGAGCCGAACCCCGCCCCCCTTTTCCGTCCCCTCACCGATCGATTCCGGAGCTAGGGATCGTCGATCTCATCAGCCGCTGCCGGTGCTAACCGATTGTTCGACAAGCATCAGGTACGTGATCGAGTCGCCGTCGTTTCTGTTTTCTGAAACTAGGATTTCGATCGCCTCGATCTCCCGTTTCCTTAGTTTCTCCAgatctgatcgattgaggacgTTGTTCTCTCTCGTACTGCGATTTTACCCTTTTTGATTGTTGGAGTCGTTGTGTTGTAGATCATGGGGAGAGGGAAGATAGTGATCCAGAGGATCGACAACACGACCAGCCGACAGGTGACGTTTTCGAAAAGGAGGAACGGATTGCTTAAGAAGGCCAAGGAGCTCGCCATCCTCTGCGATGCGGAGGTTGGCGTCGTCGTCTTCTCCAGCACCGGTAGGCTCTACGAGTTCTCCAACACCAGGTTCACATCTTTTCCTCTCGATCtctctttctctccttatcagTTACTGATCAACTCTTGATATAAGTAACTACGTGGATCATGATCTATGAGTCTCGAAATTGCTCGATCTACAAATGAATCCAGAGAATGATACACGATCAGGAGTTTTGATCACCATTTAGTTTTTAATACGATTTTTTTTACTCTCACATGACTCTTTACTGCATTATTTTCACATTAGGAAAAATTAAGGAACTCCCGCATCACTGATCAAGAAGAAGGTGATTATGATCTCTTTGTTTTCATAGGCAACCATGACTTTGAAAATACATTTGTTTTATTTCATCGATCATAACTGGATAGGATGCAAGGTCTTCACTAGGTTTTCAATACAAAAGAATTGATGTTATACTTTTAAGAGATTTATATTAATTTGAGAAGTTAGACTATATTTACTCTGACGATTCTTTGTTTATTTGAGGTTTTTAACAGTCACCAAacttaatatgatttttttttattgtctcGCATGCCTCTTTTACTGCATTATGGCTTTACATCAGGAGAAATTAAGGAATATCATTGTTTTGATTGACAATAAAAAATTTGGACACATTGTTTTGTTTAATATACTAGGATTCTGTATGATCATTAGTTGCGAGGTGTTTCCCTACTTTTTCATTACAAAAGGATATATGCCTTTTCGTTTTGGATGCTTGAGCTTATCACCGACTTGGAATAAACGGTTCTACCAATAATTGTGTCAAACACTCGTCTGACTGACTGACATTTGAATTTCAAATAGTAAATTTTAATCATTTCGTCACCAACAAAGTTTTTATATATAGCGTTTATATTTCCATGCATTTGAAAATAGATTTTGTAAACTGTATGTTTAATGCTGTTATATTTAAAAAAGTAGGATTTGACATGACAAAAAATCATAgctgataaaaaattatttattggtAAAAAAATGCATAGGATTTTGTGGAAAAACAACTATCGCCTATGCTAGTTATTCACACGCTCCTCAGCTTTCATATGATCCTCCGTACTAGGGCAGAGCTATCTTTAACTACGCTACCCCTCCTTAGCTACCTCCGTGCCCTTTGGCCCGACCTCTTAGTGATCATTAAGTGTTCCTCTTGAAACAAAAGATGATATCGTTTACCTTAATCAGTCTAGTATTATCGATCTTATGACAAGATACAAGTAGATAAATTATAAGGGCATTTTCATAAGAATATTTTATCTTAGCACAGAGACATTTTGTATAGGAAAGATAAAACACCTAATGGGAGAGGATCACCTGAGATTGTGACCGAACTTGATCCTTTGCAAAGGAAATGAGTTGAGGCAGAGCAGCGGGTGCTCTAGCAAGCTGAGCTCAATCAGGCGGAAGAGATGGGTTGAGATGGGATCAATCTGGCCAAGGAGGGAGAGATTGTAATTGAGACTGGGTGCAATTTTTCATTTTGCATCTGGTTAAACTAaagaaaaatattcatttttcattataATTATTTTCAGCGTTTTTTTTTTACACAGTATAATTTTGAtgttaattctatttttttttcttttgtttttgcatGTGAATATATCAGCATGAAGTCTGTCATCGAGCGATACACTAAATCAAAGGAGGAACAGCATCTAATTACGTCTCCAGCTTCAGAAATGAAGGTATTTTTGTTTTTTACTTTACAATTTGAGCTGTCTAGTTGCATATTGAGCGTCATTGCAATTTGTCTTGATTTATTTtgcttgattaaatatttatatccTAGAGTTTACTAGTTAACTATTATGAAACCGATTATTTGATAAGGCTACTTCTCTAGGAATCGGTGTTAAGTTTATAGGGAAATGTTATACTGCACACCTATTCATGAGTACCTGTGAGCATCTAATCTAAGTTTTTTTTAGGACCTAAAGTTTAGGATCTAAATTACAGTATTTAAactaaaggaaattattttttttaaaaaaaacactgaATATTCACCGATGGATGTGCATGGTATCATCCTTCTAAGTTTATATAGAACTTGATGAAATAGAAGTTTTAAGTTTTTGGCAAAGTACCAATTCAGTCAGTTAATGGTGGTTTTAGAAAACTGATCATGCAATCCGTAGCTTTAAAAATCGGAGACCTTCTAGGAGgatactaaattttttttttttttttttggtcataTGTTGACATATCGTAATAACATTAAAATCATCTATCCAAAAAATGTTGGTTATTCTTTTTTTTATACCAATACTAATTTCTTATGACCTTGTATTAAGGATTGGAATATTTGACGTAGAGAGTTAATTAATCCCCTTATATCAATTTATAAtggaaaatattataaaattgttGTCAGGCAATGAATGAACCCAATGAGTGTATTTAATTGGATGAAATATCAGGGCAAAGGAAAGCGCAaatgttttcttttaatttttcacgCGAGGAACGGGAGATAATAGAGTAAAAACAAGTTAACCTTTTTTTATCCCGAATAATTTTCCTCAAAATCAAGAAAGGCGAGGAAAAGAAAATTGGGCAtcttttttaatttagaatttattaAACTAGTCCTAATATTTACGAAACCATGCCCCAACCTTAATTTGAATTCCAAATGCAGGGTTGCAAACCTAGATTGTGGCAATATTTGTGAAGGATTTTTCAAGTTCATGCAAATATAAAGTGCAAGATTACAAATTAGCTAacgaagttaatttttaaatttatataaaaaataaagtcTCAGAGAACTCTTATTGACTAATTTAGGAATGTGATATGATCAAATGCCTCACTTTCCTGCCATCCTTTGATCAACTAATAAGTTAATCACTTGTCCTCAAAAGCTAAGACCTTTTATTTAAGTTATGCAGCTTATCTATTGTTTGAAAAAATTTGAGTTAGGAATAATGGCTATCTATACATTAATATGCTTTTATGAAGTAGGCAAGTAGTGCAAGTATTAAATAGATTAGTTGCACATATGGCTGTATATTTAGGCAGTCATATGAAATGACAGCAATTGCATCCCAATCcttgatttttatttatattatttttattcctTTGCAATCGAAAAGATCATGCGCTCTTATTTTTTCTGTGTGCTGTGAGGCTTACAGCTCATCTGCATCTGTCATTCAGTACATGTCAAATCACATGCTGCATAAGAATAGAGATGTTTTTTCATAGTAATCATGCGTTTGTTTTATGGCCCCACGAATAATCGATATAATTACTGCTGCTTCAAATGCCATCAACTAGATtttataaaatctattttttaaaattattattaattctaaaaaaatatattaaatatctagataataattttttaataaaaaaattagaaaaggcATTTGCCGTCTTTAGGAAATTgcctaaaatattttaatataacgaTATTACATATATagtaattcaattaaaaaaatattaaactgatttttaaaaaataatggcgcccttctattttttttatacattttaattttattaaaaattaacttagaaaaaatataCTCACAGTTGTACATTGGACCGCGTATACTGCACAGCCTTCCGTGCAGAGCCAGATCCTGAGACTAAAATGCATAATCCGTTTCGACCAGAAATGATAACAAGCCTCGACATCCTACCATGATCTGCTCAACTGTTGTTGGTGCGATTGATCCAAATGAGCATGTCTGGTCACGTATGTAAGTTGATCATCCTACCAGGATCACTTGAACAACCGTACCTTACCAGCTTGGACCGGCTAGCTTACCTTGCGCCTAAACCATCCAACGTTGGCTCACTCAGATCAGCCAGTATGATAAGCCTGATTAGCCAGTCCTGTTTATAGGCTCAATCAATTGGTTCTGCCCAACTCCGACTACTTGACTAGAATGATCAGCTAGTGCAACTAATTTGCATACCCCACCTAAATGACTAAGCCAGCTGACTTGATCGATTGACTTAGCCTAACCTACTTGGCTTGTTCATTGGGACTCGCCCAATCAATCGTCTTGGTTCAATCAGCTCACACTGCAGGACCAGATTACCTATTATTTGGCTCATTGTATtatttcaaggcatagaaaaaacAAACTATTCCTTAAATATAACGACGATTAAATAttcaatattatatatatatatatgggaacGTGTTCCAAGGTCAATTTTACAAGCAAAGAAtagttactttatttttatagaaATTCATTGCAGTAGAAAAAATATTCCCATGAAGCAAACACACCATTAAACCAAAAACTACAACGGTGTGTTTGTTTCACggaataaaatagaaaaagaataaCGATTATTCCAACAGgatggaatagataagaataaaCAAAAATATGTATCAACTATTTTATAAAAATGTAATGATATAAGGAATCCAAAAACAATAATTTTCACAATAAAAAATGTTTGGCCCGAATTACCTACCCACTGTGGCAGACTCAGATTCAGTTTGGGTAAGTTCATAGAGTTTGCATGGGTGGCATTGCAACAGTCAGCTCCCCATTGCAGTAGAATAAATATTCCCATGAAGCAAACACACCATTAAACCAAATACTACAACGGTGTTTGTTTCACggaataaaatagaaaaagaataaCGATTATTCCCATGAAGCAAACACACCATTAAACCAAATACTACAATGGTGTTTGTTTCACggaataaaatagaaaaagaataaCGATTATTCCAACAGgatggaatagataagaataaataaaaatatgtatCCACTATTTTATAAAAACGTAATGCTATAAGGAATCCAAACATAATAATTTTCACAATAAAAAAATGTTTGGCCCGAATTACCTATCCACTGGCAGACTCAGATTCAGTTTGGGTAAGTTCATAGAGTTTGCATGGGTGGCAGTGCAACAGTCAGCTCCCCATCAGTCTATGCAAGTCCTAATACATTCAGTTAACTTCTCAGTTTCAATTTTGGAACTACTTAGCTTAAACGAATTTCCAAACAGTTATAATGGAGTCACTTCGGAATTCACATATATTCACATATATGATTGTTTAACAATTCCCAAGATAGATAGGAATGATCTTTTAGGGCTGCAGCATGTATTTGTTACTCTTAGGAAAACTCATACCGTTAATTTCCCTGTTCACCAGGTCTGGCAAAAGAAAGCAGCCAGCTTGAGGCAGCAATTGCATAACTTGCAAGAAAATCATAGGTATGTCAGCTACAACCAACTAAATGCTCATATTGTAGAttgtttaattaatatatagGAGCGTACTACTTTTAAAAACCATTACCAATTGCAGGCAGCTGATGGGGCAGGAGCTGTCTGGCTTAAGTGCCAAAGATCTACAGAATCTGGAGACCCAACTAGAAACAAGCGTGCATAGAGTCAGAATGAAAAAGGTCCTATCTTCCTAGGTTTCATTCAGTTATATTTTCTTCCCTTTTGGTATCAACTATTTTAAATGTGCTACTAATTTGCAGGAACACCTTTTGATAGAAGAAATTCAAGAATTGGATCGCAAGGTTGTAGGATATTTCACTACATATCAGTAAATTTACAAATCTAGATCTGATTCACCAAAATACTGGTTATTGCAGGGAAAGCTTCTTCAGCAGGATAATATGGAACTATACAAGAAGGTAAACTTTTATCGCCAAGAAAATATTGAACTGCAAAAGAAGGTACCAGTTACAAATTCACACCATtgtaaatcaaaataatatatatgCGTTTGCAAtttgttagtttacaagttattaattgtatttaacataaatattcaATGATCAATATCAGGTTAATGCGACATGGGGAATGAATGATATTGATAGAAGTTCAACTATTCCATATAATTTCAACATAACAGGTGAAGCAAACGTGCCCATTCATCTTCAATTATGCCAGCCACAGCCGGAAGCAGATGAGAACCAAAGTATAGGTCCTCCAAAtctaaggtaattttattttgtaagtTACAAAACAATGTATTCGAGTCTGCAGTCTAAAGATACAATTTTGTATTCAATTTGCAGCAGACTTCGACTGCACTAAATGGATGGGTTAACGAGCAAACAAGGCATAGCTAGATTTTACGTGGATCATCTCTAATGCAACAATGCATAGAAGCATCTGTACTTTCCACTTGATAAGGTGTATGATTGTGCTAGTTATTAAAACCTAAGACCATTGGAACAGCATGCTGATTGTGTAATGTAGTGATTATCGTGCTAAATTGAGAATTTGTAACTCAATTAGTTATGCCCACATCACAAGAGAAGCAGTTGAAATGTGGTGGATTACTCAAGGCAGCACGATCACGAGGAATTCTCAACATAGAAGTACCAAAAAATGGCAGAAAGGACTGATTTATTATATAAGGGTCAAGTCAACACAAGAATAATATGCAAGAATTAAATGAATATTCGAGAGATTATGAAACACCAACTTAGCAAAAATTAAAACATACTGCTGGAATAATATCAGAAATATTGCCATAAAATGAATGTTCACAAAACTCATCTATTAACCTCTCTATTTTATCTAGCAGAATCCTGAACAAAAGAAATGGTGTGGCAGGTGGAACCAGAACCACTCCCATCTAGAGAATAAGAATCAGATATCCAAcggccaaaaaaaaaattttgattgaGTTGCGTGCCAAGCATTTGTAAATGATTATGGTTTCTGGTGGGCTCGCATAACCATCCACTTCAATTGAGTTGATGAATATCAAAGTGATtgaataaaaaatattgaaactgACACTGCCTAAGTTTCACAATTTGTTACTTTATCGCACTGAAACTGTCAATTTGACGAGTACCACTATGATATTTGACATATCTGTCTGAAGCAATCACATATTATTTGGCGTCAATATATTTGAAAGTAGTTTGAACAACCCAACCTCAGCTGTCTACTACTATAAAATCCTCTCGTCATGGCATGGAATTACAGTACGATGCAAGCAACAAGATATCTGCAATAAGGAAAACTGAGACTTGACAATCTTCTTGAACAGAGGATGGTCATCCTATACTATTGCTCCAATGGTCGTCCTACACTAAACCTTTATGGACTATGATCCCAAGCCTCAGTTGTTGCAGCAAGAAGCTACTGTTTCTATCCAAAGCCAAAAAGGGCAATGAAATTAATGCAATTGATATAGATCTTAAGAGGTCTGCTAGAATGCTAAATGTTACAAGGAGGAACGGTTTCAGTATCACAAAATCACGAATTTTACTTGCTGCAACAACATTTATTTAATCAAAAACtagtaaaactaaataaatataatttcctataTGAAAAATTGCACTCTATTTAATGGTGTTCTTCCGACCTATACTGTAGATAGGACATGCTTTCACGATGGCAGAGACAGCAGAAACTGAATCAGTGACGTAATAGAGATAGTTCTatcattattttaattaaaaaaattttgagaaagtATTCATACAGTTGAACAGCTAGCATCAAACTGCAAATTCAATTACTTAGAGTTAAGAATCAAGGGAAACTGATTAAAGGACCTAGATTAGTAAAAGCTTTTCTACAAGCTTTAAAAGCTTATCCTGCAATTTAATTAAATTGCTTCAGTTAAAATAAACTGAGAGATTAACATTCTTATCGTAACACAAAATTCACAGCTGAGCAAcagatttttttctctttttttttccttttttttttgcaatCAAAATAATATTCGACTAAGGCTAATAACGACTTACCCCGGATCTTTTATATTTGCTGCCACTAACTAAATCCTCTATACTAGAACACCTAATGAGAGAATACAAGTCAATAAACAAATGCAGAAAACATCTAGACCGGTAGTAACTAGTAACATATAAAAGCATATTTAACACATTAGTCTatgaatttcaaaaaaaaataatgaagaaaCAGAAGTGGATTATCCTTCCAAGTAAAAGGATATTTTACCCAAAGATAGCATGCAAAAAGCAGTGAAATCTATGCAGTTTGGTTACATTGGGATACTCGTGTACCATTTAAGACCTCCCACCCAAAGGTTTTCATGATCAAAGCAGGGATGTTAAACCTATTGAAGTAGAAACAGTTACAAGAATATCAACAGAGGTCTCAGATATTAGTACTCGAGTCTATAATCATTGATCATAATGATGGTGGCAATGTCAACGATGGCAAGGAAAATATGAAATTTCCAAATTCTCCAAAACCACAATATTCAGAGAAATGACATTTATATCATAGCATTTCAAGCATGCATTAGAATGCCGTTCCATATCACTAAAAGCAAGTGATGCTGAATCAAATGTTCAAAAAATCCCCACCCTAGGGCTGCCAAGGCAGTCGGCGGCAGCCCACCGCCCCGCCTTTTGCCAAGGCGAAGACGGTAGGCGGTGAGGCATTAATCGGCCACCTAGGCGGCTGGGTGTCGCCTAGGATGCCGTTGGGAGCCGTCTCCTTGGCGGCACCCGATTTTTTTTTGTCACGAAAAACTAGtcgaattgatcagttgatcgatttggCAAGGTTTTCATGACAAACAGAACCCTGTCgaatcgattagctgattgaTTCGgcgtgttgaatcgatcagttgatcgattcggacCTGTTGAATGATTGATTCAACATGGTTCTATTTGTCGCGAAAACCCTACCGAATCGATCAGCAGTTTTTCACAACaaacttcttccccttgaggaagaaaaaaacaaaaaacacggATTTATAAATTATAGGATTATATTTTAACTTTTAATCAGGATTTTCAGccgccctaaaccctaaacctagtcttctccctccccttcttcttcatctcatTTTCTTCTCCAACCTGCCCTAGTTGCTGCCTCTTCTCCCTCCCCTTCTAAAAAATCAACGAGCAGCAAGGAGCTTGCTGCCCCTAGCTCTTCCTCCTTCAGTCTTCATCAAGGAGCTTGCTGTCGTCGAGGCTGCCAAGTGTCAACAACAAAAGGAAAGCAACCCTTGTTCCTTCATTTTCAGTCACAGCTGTAGATAGCTTTTTCTTCTGCCAGGTTAGTAAAATTGTATGTTTGATACATGATAACCATTGCTTGTATGTTTTTCATTTCCAGCCATTggttaatacttaataaaattcaATTGTATGCTATTATTTAAATCTTGTATGCTATTGCTTGCCTTGAATTGAGAATTGTCATCTATGGGTTTTTTGAATGCTTGATAACCAATTAACCATTGCTTGTATGTTCTTTAACAATGATTTTCTAAATGCTTGACTTGTAGTAAAACGTCGGGTACTATATCTTCTCAGGCATCTAATTCAATGTCGTCGATTGCTACCCCTTTGAAGCGTAATTCAAATGATGTTGGATGGGAATTTGAGGAGATGGTGGATCCTACAAACTTGGATAAGTTGAAATGTAAGTTGTGTCAAAAAAATTACTAGTGGTGGAATTTATAGGCTCAAACAACATATTGCCAATATCAAGGGAAATATTGGTAAGAAGTCCTCGGATGAGGATAAATTTAAGTGTAAGAATGCAATTGAAGAATCAAGAACAAAAagaacaaaagaatatcaatgaaATGGAGGTGAGAGAAGaatttattcttgaaaaatatgaGGAAAACAAAGGGCCTCTACCAGTCTGGTATTCCTTTTCATACCATTGAAAATGATAGCTTCAAGAGTTTTCTGGAAGTGGTTGGTCAATTTAGCTTGGGTTATCGTGCTCCAACTCAATACTTATTAAGGGAGCCCTTATTGAAGGAAGAGGTAGATAAAATCAAAAGTCATTTAAAGAAGCAGGAAGAAGAATGAGCTTTGAATGTTTGCTCAATTTTGACCAATGCTTGGACTGACTGGAAAAGAAGAAGTATCATAAATTTATGTGTCAATTTTAAAGAAGGCacaactttcctttcttctagGGAAGTATTAGATGAAGCACACACTggaaattatatatttgaatatGTGGACAAATGCATTGAAGAAGTTGGCCTCAAAGTGTAGTTCAAGTAGTAACAGACAATGCTTCGAATAATATGGTGGCAAAAGATTTGTTGAAGGAGAAGAGGCTACATATATTTTGGacttcatgtgcaactcacaccGTAAATCTTATGCTTCAAGAAATTGGGAAGCAACCAAAATTCAAAGGGGTGATTGAGAAGGCAAAGAACTTGCCAATCTTTATTTATGCACATCACAAGACATTGTCAATGATGAGAAAGTTTACCAAAAAAGGAACATAGTGAGGTCGGGAGTAACACGATTTGCAACCGCTTTTCTAACTTTGCAAAGCTTAATGGAAAAGAAAAGTGAACTAAGATCTATGGTTGCTAGTGAAGAATGGAATGCATGCAAACATTCAAAAAGTGTAAAGAAGAAGGCGACACATAATACTGCTACGAGTCTTTTTGGAATGGAATAAGTTTTTGCTTAAAGGTGTTTGCCCCTTTAGTTAAGTTGCTTCGTCTTGTTGATAGGGATAAGAAGCCATCTATGGATTTTGTACATGGAGAATTACTTAGAGCGAGACAGGAAATTATTAAAGTAGCATCCAAAATTCAAGAGCTTAACTATCGTCCAATTACTGATATTATTGATGAGAAAAGTCATAATCGGCTTGATAGTCCACTACATTTGGCGGCCTACTTCTTGAATCCTTATTACTCCTTCAATGACCTAAACATAGGAAGTGAAAAAGTGGTCACGAATGTCTATTCATTTGTGTTGAAGCATTCTTTCCCAATGATATTGATAGCTAAAGTGAGGTAGTAAATGTGGAGTTGTTGAAATATATCAACAAAGCAGGAGATTTGGAAGGCCATTAGCTATAATTGGATGCACAAAAAATGATGAGAAATATGATCCGAGTAAGAACTAAGTACTTActttattttgttatttttattgctTGTTTGTTGTTTCTTGATTTTGCTTATTGTTATTGTTTGATTTGTTTTTATTTAGTTGGATGGTAGCATCTTTTTGGACATGGTGTGCCTAAATTACAAAAGATGgctaaaagaatcctttctttaGCTACAAGTTCTTCCGATTGTGAGAGAAATTGAAGTACTTTTGAGGGGATAAGTACTAAATTAGTAATAGCTTATTGACTTATTGACTTATTGACTTATTGCTTAGTGACTtcataattaatatatttatttaatgtagatcatacaaagaaaagaaataaactaGATACCGGAAGGTTGAACAATTTAGTCTATGTTCAATTCAATACCAAGATCATAaacaaaaagagaaaacaaaaagaaaaaagtaAATGTGTTACTTGCTAGTGAAGCAACTATAGCACAAGGATGGATTGTTGACGGTGGAGATGAAGATGTTGAGACAAATATTGAAGATGTCAGAAAACTTGACGAAAAAGAATTTGTATCGAATGAAGAAGAGAAAGATGCCTTGGATTTTGAGTTTGAATCTGATACAGAGGAAGTGTTGGAGAAATATGGAGATAAACTAGAAGAAGATtatatgagttattttgtgacttGTTAGAAAACTTTTGTTATTTGTATGTCTTGTCAGTTTCAGACTTTCAGTTTGTAGTTTGTATTTGGTCTTTTAGTTTGTATACTTTtgctatttcagtatttttatTTCCATTTATCTATTGGGATCAAATTATGTATTTCATTATTCATATTTCAATATTTCTATTTTGTATGCTATGCCTTGTCAGCTTCAGGATTCTGCTTGTCACAGCTGATCGATTCGGCGcattgaatcgatcaactgatcgattcggaAGGATTCTGCGACAAACAGAACCCTGCCAAATCGATCAACGTGTTGAATCGATATCGATTTAGCGTGTTGAATCGATATCGATTCAACATGGGTTTATTTGTCGAGAAAAccctactgaatcgatcagttgatcgatccggcagGGTTTtcccattaaaaaaaaaaaattccacctAGGCGACTGCTAAGACGCCAAACGCCCGGCGCTAGGCAGCGGGCAACCGCCCACCTATCGCCTAGCGCCTTTTTTAACACTATGTTGAATGGATCCACTCAACGGACAACACCAAGATGACTACCAACACCACCGTGAATGATGCTTCTCAATCTGTCTCCGTTCAAGTTCAACTCGAGAAATTCAATTGATCTTTGAAATCATTCAACTTCAAATCTAATCACAACAAATTGAATCACAGAACGATCTACTGCCCTATTTGGATTATAGTGTTTATATCTAAATAAAGcaaattcaaaatgaacaaaaacTACATGGAGTTCAAATTATAGATCATCAACAATAGAGGTCAACCAATCTACCAATTGTTGGGTTAATAAATCAATGCACGCACGCGCACGCGGGCGCGCACACACACACATTCAAGTCCCAAAGGCACAACTTACTTTATGAAATTTACCCAATGGCAGGCATCCTCAAACTCACCAAGATACTAGCCTCCAATGGCCCATACAAATCTCACCAAGATCTTGAATATACAATACACCATCAAACTTTATCAAAACCTACTTGAAGCAAATCCTTATGTTAAAAGATATTAGCACATCTACTTCACTTACTTGTTTTTTATGGCTTATGTTCCGTCATGATGTGGAGACACTCTCAATCAAGAAACCACCTCATAGGAGTTTCATTTTAgatcaaattaataaaaaagtTATCTTGggtgaagataaaaaaaaaaaggacaacccggtgcatgaagctcccgccatgcaagATCCCGGGGAAGGATCAATTGCAcgtagtcttaccctgcttttttgcAAGACGTTGTTTCTAGGAGATACATAAAGAAAAAGTAGTTATAAGTGATGTTCCTGTTGAAAGCTGAAACAGTtgagaaaatcaaaataaaatttaattgacaAGGCTATTCAATAAAATctttagaatttgaaaaaaaataatcaacagataaaaaaaaaaagacagcccggtgcacgaagctcccgccatgcggggtcccgagtaaggatccattgtatgtagccttaccctgctttttgcaagaggctgttttcaggattcgaacccgtaaccttttggt
Coding sequences:
- the LOC122046054 gene encoding MADS-box transcription factor 27-like isoform X2: MFGPNYLSTGRLRFSLGKFIEFAWVAVQQSAPHQSMQVLIHSVNFSVSILELLSLNEFPNSYNGVTSEFTYIHIYDCLTIPKIDRNDLLGLQHVFVTLRKTHTVNFPVHQVWQKKAASLRQQLHNLQENHRQLMGQELSGLSAKDLQNLETQLETSVHRVRMKKEHLLIEEIQELDRKGKLLQQDNMELYKKVNFYRQENIELQKKVNATWGMNDIDRSSTIPYNFNITGEANVPIHLQLCQPQPEADENQSIGPPNLRLRLH
- the LOC122046054 gene encoding MADS-box transcription factor 27-like isoform X1; amino-acid sequence: MFGPNYLSTGRLRFSLGKFIEFAWVAVQQSAPHQSMQVLIHSVNFSVSILELLSLNEFPNSYNGVTSEFTYIHIYDCLTIPKIDRNDLLGLQHVFVTLRKTHTVNFPVHQVWQKKAASLRQQLHNLQENHRQLMGQELSGLSAKDLQNLETQLETSVHRVRMKKEHLLIEEIQELDRKGKLLQQDNMELYKKVNFYRQENIELQKKVNATWGMNDIDRSSTIPYNFNITGEANVPIHLQLCQPQPEADENQSIGPPNLSRLRLH
- the LOC122046054 gene encoding MADS-box transcription factor 23-like isoform X4, with product MGRGKIVIQRIDNTTSRQVTFSKRRNGLLKKAKELAILCDAEVGVVVFSSTGRLYEFSNTSMKSVIERYTKSKEEQHLITSPASEMKVWQKKAASLRQQLHNLQENHRQLMGQELSGLSAKDLQNLETQLETSVHRVRMKKEHLLIEEIQELDRKGKLLQQDNMELYKKVNFYRQENIELQKKVNATWGMNDIDRSSTIPYNFNITGEANVPIHLQLCQPQPEADENQSIGPPNLSRLRLH
- the LOC122046054 gene encoding MADS-box transcription factor 27-like isoform X3; this translates as MFGPNYLSTGRLRFSLGKFIEFAWVAVQQSAPHQSMQVLIHSVNFSVSILELLSLNEFPNSYNGVTSEFTYIHIYDCLTIPKIDRNDLLGLQHVFVTLRKTHTVNFPVHQVWQKKAASLRQQLHNLQENHRQLMGQELSGLSAKDLQNLETQLETSVHRVRMKKEHLLIEEIQELDRKGKLLQQDNMELYKKVNATWGMNDIDRSSTIPYNFNITGEANVPIHLQLCQPQPEADENQSIGPPNLSRLRLH